The Halichoerus grypus chromosome 3, mHalGry1.hap1.1, whole genome shotgun sequence genome segment GAGCCTCAGGGCCCACAGATGAGGTCTGCCCAGAAGTGACTAAGCACAGTTTGCTCAACTCGGAGCGGGTGGTTTAGACACATAGCCAGAATCCTCTCCTCCCCTTCAGCAGGACCGGGAAGGTAAAAATCCACTGTAAACCTTCTCTGCCTTCCTATGGAAGCTGCTACGCAAGGGTTTTGCTTTCACTGAGACTCAGCTGTTTCCTCCTCCCAGAAGAAGGGTAGTTACCCAGTCTAGGAAACAGAATCAGGCACTAATTACAGTCTAGAGAAGTGTTTTCATGAGTCAGTGAGATCACCCAGATTAGGGGAGAACAGGTATCTCTGCAATCTTGAGGCCTGTGGTCCCTGGCTTCCTCTGTTACCACAATTGGTGTGGGTCTGTGGTCACTCAGAGAACAGGGGCTGTGACCTGTTGAGGCGGGTCCCCTCTCTGATTCTAGTTTGCCATTGGTTCACTCATTCTGCCATCCCTGCCACACCCAGAATCCTTTTCTTTATCCTCACTGTGTTCACCAAAGGCTTTAGGGTTTGCTTCTTGGAAGAAGAGGCAAGATGGCAGGCGGTAGGGGGTGGGGAGTACTGACTGGGGTGTGGTGAATTAGGATTTCATTAAGAAGCTGGGACTTGATAGGGGCTGAAGGAGCAAGCTGAACAGGATCTGGTCAATGGGAAGAAGGCTGAGCCAGAGCTGAAATGGGAAGATGTAGTAGTTTGCTCTGactgtcataacaaagtaccaaagATGAGGTGGCTCACACAACAGATATTTACTtcctctggaggctggaagttcaagatcaaggtgttggcaggttcaGTTTCttccgaggcctctctccttggcttgtagatggttgtctttccctgtgtcctcacctggtctTCCCTAtgtttgtgtctgtgtcctaatctcctcttcttataaggacgacagtcatactggattagggttcACCCcggtgacctcattttaacttaatcaccctatctccaaatacagtcacattctgaggtactgggggttagggcttcaacgtatGAAATTGGGAGGAAACACATTCAGCCCACAACAGCAGGTGTACGAACAGGGGTTGGTGGTATTTGGAGGCTACTTTGCTTACTGTTTAAGTCAGGTGAGGAGGTCAGTTGTCCTTAAATCCTCAGACTCACAGATGGAAACTGTGGGCATGTGGGAAACACTGCCATTTTCTCTCCATAGGACAGCGTTCCTGATTGTAGAGAATATCATACAATTTTCATTAATCTTCTCCATAATAATCTTGCCAGCAGGATCTCTTCTACCTTGTGACACTGAGGCAGGAGCAGTTCAGGTGATTGGTTAAGAACACACCTCAAATTGCTAATGACTCAGTGCACACCCTGAACCCCGAGCTTGACTCACCGTTCCTGAGCACAGATCCCAAAGCCTACAGAATCTTACTGACAGGGACCGGTTCATATTTAAAATCTTCGCCTTCCTATAGTCTCTTCAGTACTAAATTTTTGTTCCTTCCATGGCAAATTTCTCCCAGGTCCCTCATTCTAATCTATAGAAGCCGTTCTTAGAAATATCCTAACAATATTTCCCCCACAATATTCCTTTACATTCTTTTAATTGCCTCTCTAATGATTCATTTCCCCATTTACCTTTTGATCCTGCCCAGAGTAGCCTGTGGTGTGAATTAATCCAAGAGTCTTTGTGGGGGCACAGCAGGGCAGGACATCGGTCTCCATTGTTCAGAGTGGCTGTTCGCTGTGGGGTCATGTGTGAGGGACTGGAATGGGATGAAATAAATATGgagcattttcacattttaaataaatctctttcaggTTCTGCATCACTCTTTCTTCCCTCATGCTCTTGACCCAGAGGGTCACATCCCTCTCTCTGGACATTTGTGAGGGAAAAGTGAAGGCAGCATCGAGAGGCATCAGGGAAAGAAGCTCGTTGTCTGAGCATCTGTGTAAGGCACTGCCCTATTTCAGCTACTTGCTCTTTTTCCCTGCTCTCCTAGGAGGCCCCCTATGTTCCTTCCAGAAATTTCAGGCTCGTGTTCAAAGGTCCAGCAATTTGTGTCCCAGGCACTCTGTCTGGGCTCTGAGCTGGAGGGGTCTGCAGATCCTGGGCCTCGAGTGCCTAAAGGTGGTCTTGGGGAAGGTGGTGAGTGCAGGAGCAGGTCTGACTGACTGCGGGCAACTCCAGTGCATCCATGTCATGTGGTCCACAGCCGGGCTCTTCAAACTCACCTACTACTCCTGCTGGATCCTGGATGACGCCCTCCTCCATGCTGCGGGCTTTGGGCCGGGGTTTGGTCAGAGCCCTGGTGAGGAGGGATACATTCCTGATGCGGACATCTGGACCCTGGAAACAACCCACAGGATTTCCCTGTTCACGAGAAAATGGAACCAAAGCACAGCACAGTGGCTCAGACGCCTTGTATTCCAGCACGGCAGGGCCTGGCCCCTGCTGCAGACGTTTGCCTTCTCGGCCTGGTGGCATGGACTCCATCCAGGACAGGTGTTCGGTTTCCTCTGCTGGGCTCTGATGGTGGAGGCTGATTACCTGATTCATACCTTTGCCCGCTTGTTTATCAGATCCTGGCCGATGCAACTGCTCTATAGGACCCTCACCTGGGCCCACACCCAGCTCATCATTGCTTATATAATGCTGGCTGTGGAGGCCAGgagcctctcctctctctggctgCTGTGTAATTCTTACAACAGTGTCTTCCCCCTCGTGtattgtattttgctttttctgttaggaaagagaaagcacacaTTTAACTGATATCTTTCCCCAGCCTTCATCTTATACATCCATGAAACAGACTTTAGACAATGCCAGATGGTGTGTTGATGATGGCTATGCTTGAACTTTTCCATactagaagtttttttttttcaagtattggATGTATATATCTGATGTCTGCCATAGAAATTTGTGTATCTACTTTCACAAACTATTATACTCGTATTGaagattcaaaaacaaaaagacaaagacaaagacatgGTTTCTTCCCTTAGGACTTATAGTTTAGGCGGAAGCACAGTAAGGTGATAGGTAAAAACATAAGGTACCGCCAACCAAATGGCAAACGGTAAACACACGGACATCCAAACACTGAGTCTCCAACATGTCCACTTGGGATCCTGGACTGTGAGTTTAGcaagacaaaaacaacaaaaacaaaaacctaaaccggggcacgtggctggctcactcaggagagcatgtaactcttgatcctggggtcgtgagttctagccccatgttgggtgtagagatgacttaaaaaaaaaacctctagggggcctgggtggctcagtcattaagcatctgccttcagctcaggtcataatcccggggtcctgggactgagccccgcatcgggctccctgctcagcaggaagcctgcttctccctctcccgctccccctgcttgtgttccctctcttgctgtgtctctctctgtcaaataaataaaatcttaaaaaaaaaacacctctaaATCAAATTATTGTATTGGTTTGCTACATGAACTAGAGACTCATCCTCATCTACAGGTAATTTGAAAATTTTGGTCTCAAAATGGAAAAGCTGCTATTATCTCCAAATATGTCAATAAACTGAAAATCTGGCTGACCCGTGATAACCACTTACATAATAGTTAAGCACAAAACCGATCCATGAGATATGTCACACAAAGCGGCCAAAAACAAGAAGTAAGCCCTATTTTAGTACGACGTTGAGGGTCTGGTTCCCTTTTCTTGGCATAGCCTAAATacctctgtgtcttcctctgtgAGGGCCCCGAGAGAAAGCTGTGAAGACCGCTGAGTGGTAGCGAAGCCGTGTCATCGCATGGTTGCTGTCACAGTGCCTCTGCCGACCTCCCAGCTGGTCACATAAttacagtttctctctctctctgtttttaaagattttatttatttatttgacagagagagagagaacacaagcaggaggagtgggagggggagaagcagactcccgccgagcagggagcccgatgcggggctcgatcccatgaccctgggatcatgacctgagccggaggcagacgcttaacgaactgagccacccaggcacccttaacaGACTTTTTAATACATGTATGATGTCTAAATCTATCTCCCCATTGATGGCCAGGGGTAATTTCTGCTCCTCTGACTGGTTAAAACCAGGACATgtacttccttccctttctatttgcATCCTATAAAAGTGTTCCATTTATACTGGATAGTATAAAGAACATGTGATTTGAAAGAATTAATCTAAGGAAAAAAGTCACAGCCAGAGATGTAGACCCAGGAGCCATCTGTCTGCACAGAGAAGATCCCGGATCCAAGAGCAGAGAACAGAGAATGTATCTTCTTTCAATCCTCATTTCCTTTGTTAGGACTTAATTTTTGAGTTCCTGACTCCTGCCCCCACTGCTTCCTCAACAATTGCCAACTTTAGTTTCCCTTTCCTTCAGTTACTGATTGTCACTCCCCAGACCCTGCCCATTGACACATTCCCTTTGACACATGATGGATAGCACCTGCTTAttcacctcatttttttttgagggagagagtgcgCGTGCGCATGCACCAtgcgtggtgggggaggggcagagggagagggagacagagaatcttacgcgggctccacacccagcgctgAGCCCGATGGgaggctctatctcatgaccctgagatcatgacctgagccgaaatcaagagtccaatgcttaaccaactgagacacccaggcaccctttggcatcctatcttttttttttttttttaaagatttatttatttgagagagagacagagtgagatagagagagcccaagagggggtagggtcagagggagaagcagactccctgctgagcagggagcccgatgtgggactcgatcccggcactccgggatcatgacctgagcctaaggcagtcgcttaaccaactgagccacccaggcgccccggcatccTATCTTTTATCAGCCAAATTACTCTGAAGAATTTGGTAGGAGCCTTTACAGACACCCCCATGAGTCCTCATCCAGTTGTTGGAAAATATCATTGTGTGAGATTCTGTTGATTCAGAGAGCCCTAAAAACGGGATAAGCCATGATAACCGAAAAGCTCAGAATGCTGGCAAAacttaattagaaaaaatttaacaCAAAGCTACAAAATTTGCCTTCCTAAGAGGACTCAGGAACTGTAGATGCCATCATTTGTCTATTGAAATGGCATTGCCTAGGAAGTGTTCCATGAAAACTTCAGTCCACCTTTCAATCTATTATTTTGGGTAAGGTAGGCTCACGGGGCACCCCCTGGTGCACAGGCACCACTCACCTATGTTGGCCTCCTTACAAATCTGTTGGTCGCTGCCATGACCAATAGGCAGCCAGTGGCTCTCAATGGGTAACTCAGATTTAGCGATCCATCCCAATTGTTAAACTTCTCCAAAGGAGACTATccaatcttgttttttttctatccatgtagttttttttttttttctgtccaaaaGCAAACCATAGGGAGACTTCACTGACAAACGTCCACACAATTAATTCATCAATCCTTGATTCATCAATTCCATGAGAACATGGAAAAGGAGGCCCAGATGGAGAGTTTTGAGGAGTTTGTCCTAGCATACATTCGTAGATATTTCAAACCAGAAAAGTACCAAGAGAGCCAAGTTCTATCTCTGCCCAAAGGATGCTACTCACTTGACTGATCTCTTGCATCAATGAACTCTCTCTCAGGTCACCTGAGACGCTCTGGCAGCCAGCCTGCCAAGCCTGGGCGAAGGGGAAGGGATAAAACAATGAGAAGCAGGTTGATGGTGAAGCAGGTTCAGTGGTGTGAAAGAACAGATTTGACCACTGTATTCATACAAGCACTATGGAGACCAACAGATT includes the following:
- the MBOAT4 gene encoding membrane-bound ghrelin O-acyltransferase MBOAT4 — encoded protein: MDWLQGFFLHPVSLYQGAAFPFALLFNYLCVMDSFSTHARYLFLLAGGGALALAAMGSFAVLVLIPALWATVLISWLGPRDVHRWAFFFQMSWQTLCHLGLHYTEYYLQERASTRFCITLSSLMLLTQRVTSLSLDICEGKVKAASRGIRERSSLSEHLCKALPYFSYLLFFPALLGGPLCSFQKFQARVQRSSNLCPRHSVWALSWRGLQILGLECLKVVLGKVVSAGAGLTDCGQLQCIHVMWSTAGLFKLTYYSCWILDDALLHAAGFGPGFGQSPGEEGYIPDADIWTLETTHRISLFTRKWNQSTAQWLRRLVFQHGRAWPLLQTFAFSAWWHGLHPGQVFGFLCWALMVEADYLIHTFARLFIRSWPMQLLYRTLTWAHTQLIIAYIMLAVEARSLSSLWLLCNSYNSVFPLVYCILLFLLGKRKHTFN